In the Sphingobacteriales bacterium genome, one interval contains:
- the dnaK gene encoding molecular chaperone DnaK codes for MGKVIGIDLGTTNSCVAVMEGNQPVVIPNSEGKRTTPSVVAFLENGEIKVGDPAKRQAIVNPKFTVSSIKRFMGNRFEEVNEERSRVSYSVTRGQNDTCRVDIRGKLYTPQEISAMILQKMKKTAEDYLGTTVTEAIITVPAYFNDAQRQATKEAGEIAGLKVLRIINEPTAAALAYGLDKKSTDQKIAVYDLGGGTFDISILELGDGVFEVKSTSGNTHLGGDDFDHCIIDWLVDEFKKEENVDLSKDPMALQRLKEAAEKAKIELSSSSETEINLPYIIAIDNIPKHLVKKLTRAKFEQLIDHLMQATIEPCRTALREAGLTASQIDNVILVGGSTRIPAIQKLVKDFFGKEPSKGVNPDEVVAVGAAIQGGVLTGEVKDVLLLDVTPLSLGIETLGGVFTKLIPANTTIPTRKSEIFSTAADNQPSVEIHVLQGERPMAAGNKTIGRFILDGIPPAPRGVPQIEVTFDIDANGILNVTAKDKGTGKEQKIRIEASSGLTKEEIERMKADAERNAEADRKEKERVEKINQADSLIFQTEKQLREFGDKLPADKKAAIESANNKLKEAHKNQDLNGIDQAMAELNTAWQAASQDIYNAQQQSGQQQQYQQESQQNPPSDGEVKDVDFEEVK; via the coding sequence ATGGGAAAAGTAATAGGAATAGATTTAGGCACAACAAACTCTTGTGTGGCTGTCATGGAAGGCAACCAACCCGTTGTAATTCCAAACAGTGAAGGAAAACGTACCACACCTTCTGTCGTAGCCTTTCTGGAAAATGGTGAAATTAAGGTGGGTGACCCGGCAAAACGTCAGGCGATTGTCAATCCAAAGTTCACTGTTTCTTCCATAAAAAGATTTATGGGCAACCGTTTTGAAGAAGTCAATGAAGAACGGTCGCGTGTCAGTTATTCTGTGACCCGCGGGCAAAATGATACCTGCCGGGTGGACATTCGTGGTAAACTCTATACTCCTCAGGAAATATCGGCAATGATTCTTCAGAAAATGAAGAAAACTGCCGAAGATTATCTGGGAACTACAGTGACGGAGGCTATTATTACCGTTCCTGCTTATTTCAATGATGCCCAGCGTCAGGCTACCAAGGAAGCCGGTGAAATTGCAGGTCTGAAAGTCCTTCGTATCATCAACGAACCTACAGCTGCAGCACTCGCCTATGGACTTGATAAAAAAAGTACAGACCAGAAAATAGCCGTATATGACCTTGGTGGCGGAACTTTTGATATTTCAATTCTTGAACTGGGTGATGGTGTTTTTGAAGTAAAATCAACCAGCGGTAATACTCATCTCGGTGGAGACGATTTCGACCATTGCATCATCGATTGGCTGGTCGATGAATTCAAAAAAGAAGAAAATGTCGATCTCAGCAAAGACCCCATGGCCTTGCAGCGATTAAAGGAAGCTGCCGAAAAAGCAAAAATTGAACTTTCTTCATCGTCTGAAACTGAAATTAACCTGCCATATATCATCGCTATCGACAACATTCCCAAACATCTGGTCAAAAAACTGACCCGTGCCAAATTTGAACAACTGATCGACCATCTGATGCAGGCCACCATTGAACCATGCCGTACTGCCCTTCGTGAAGCCGGACTGACCGCCAGTCAGATTGATAATGTGATTCTGGTAGGTGGTTCGACCCGTATTCCTGCTATTCAGAAGCTGGTGAAAGACTTTTTTGGAAAAGAACCCAGCAAGGGGGTCAATCCTGATGAAGTGGTAGCTGTTGGAGCTGCTATTCAGGGTGGCGTTCTGACCGGTGAAGTAAAAGATGTTTTACTGCTCGATGTTACCCCGCTTTCTTTAGGAATAGAAACCCTTGGCGGAGTGTTTACCAAGTTAATTCCTGCCAATACAACCATTCCCACGCGCAAGAGTGAGATATTTTCTACAGCAGCCGATAATCAACCATCCGTTGAAATTCATGTTCTTCAGGGTGAAAGGCCTATGGCTGCCGGCAATAAAACCATCGGTCGCTTTATCCTCGATGGTATTCCGCCTGCCCCTCGTGGTGTCCCGCAAATTGAAGTTACATTTGACATTGATGCCAATGGTATTCTGAATGTAACAGCAAAAGATAAAGGTACCGGTAAAGAGCAGAAAATCAGAATAGAAGCCTCATCAGGCCTGACCAAGGAAGAAATAGAGCGGATGAAAGCAGATGCAGAAAGAAATGCTGAAGCCGACCGCAAGGAGAAAGAAAGAGTGGAGAAAATCAATCAGGCCGACAGTCTGATTTTCCAGACAGAAAAACAGCTTCGTGAATTTGGGGATAAATTGCCGGCCGATAAAAAAGCAGCCATTGAATCAGCCAATAACAAGCTCAAAGAAGCACATAAAAATCAGGATCTGAATGGAATAGATCAGGCAATGGCTGAACTGAATACCGCCTGGCAGGCTGCTTCGCAGGATATATACAATGCCCAGCAGCAAAGCGGACAACAACAGCAATACCAGCAGGAAAGCCAGCAAAACCCGCCATCCGATGGAGAGGTGAAAGATGTTGACTTTGAGGAAGTTAAGTAA